Genomic segment of bacterium:
CTGAGCGAAATATTGATATAGAAATAATCGCGGAGCTGGAAATATCAGAATTGGTCAAATTGTATTCTTTATCCGGCAAATCAAGTCTCAGCTTTACAGATATTCTGGAAGACAGCTTGAAACTCTTTGGCAATGTCACATATGAGCAAGTTGTAAAATATTTGGAAATTTTAAGCAGCCGGAAAGATCAAATAATAAAAAATGAGCCGAAATTCATAAATTTTGACGATATTTCTAATGAAGATTTGGAATTCTCACAAAAATACACTGAAAGCCAAGTTGTAAAGAAGTTAAAAGAATATGCAAAAGGCGAAATAAAACTGAGAGAAGAAGAAAAAACTCTTTTAAGGTACCTGAAGAAAAATAAATTTTTATCAAATAAAGAATTGGCACAAAGGATGAAGTACAGTAAAAGAGGCATAGAGGAAATATGTGCAAAGATTCGCCGCAAGTTTGATTTGGATTTTATTGAACCTAAAAATACTAAACGGCATTTGTTAATAGCTTTAGCCCAAAATATTCAACTTTAATGACCCGTATTTAAGTTTTTAAAGATAAATTATTTCTGTTTAAGCCCCAAACTGTGTGGTTATCCACATAACTTGGGGCTTAAAATTTGCTATTCTTAAATATAAGAAAGTGAAAAGCCAGAGTTGTGTTTCTGCAATAACCATGAGGTATAAGTCTATGAATATGACCTATACTGTGTGGTTATCCACATGATTTTGGATGTAAAATCGCTCATAATAGAAATATTCAGAAATAAAAAATGAGTTCAGTTCCGTAAGAATCAGGAGGCAGAAGTTTATGAATACCAACTTGGTTGTAGAATACGTCAACGCTTCAGAAATCAAACCTTACAAGTCAAATCCCAAAATTCACAAAAACAAGCAAATTCAGCAGATAGTGAATTCCATTTCTGAGTTCAGGTTCAACAATCCCATTCTGATTGATGAAAACAACGTGATTATCGCAGGGCACGGAAGATTATTGGCTGCCAATCACCTGAACATGCAGCAAATTCCTGTGATTAAACTCTCGCATCTTTCCGATGCTCAGAAAAAAGCTTATAGAATAGCTGATAATAAGTTGACCGAAAACGGTGAATGGGATTTTGACCTGTTAAAAATCGAGTTTGAAGACTTAAGCCATCTTGAACTTGATTTTAATCTGGACATAACAGGTTTTGATACTGCTGATATTGACGTTATGCTTGATGATACACTCACCCGCAAAGAAGTTAAGCTTGATGAAAAAGCCAATGCCGTTCCGTTTATCTCTGCAAATGAAATAGTTTCTCAGCCGGGCGACATCTGGCAATTAGGCAAACACATGATAATCTGCGGCAATTCTTTAGAAAAAGAAACTTATACTAAGCTTTTTGGTAGCGAAAAAGCGAATATGATTTTTACAGACCCGCCGTATAACGTCAAAGTCGACGGACATGTCTGCGGATTAGGTAAAATCAAACATAAAGAATTTTACATGGCATCAGGAGAGATGTCAGAAGAAGAATTCCAAAATTTTCTGTCCGGAAGTTTCAACCTGCTGAAAGAATTCTCAAAAGACGGTTCTCTGCACTATATCTGTATGGACTGGCGGCACATTAAAGAAATAATTAATGCCGGAAGTATTTATGATGAATTTAAGAACCTCTGCGTTTGGAATAAAGACAACGGCGGAATGGGATCTTTATACAGGTCAAAGCATGAGCTGATTTTTATCTTTAAAAATGGCAAACAATCTCACATAAATAATGTTGAACTTGGCTCGCACGGCAGATACAGGACAAATGTCTGGGATTATCCCGGGGCAAATTCTTTCGGCAGAGACAAAAACAATCTTAAATTTCACCCGACCGTCAAACCCGTTGAAATGGTCAAAGACGCTATTTTAGATGTTACAGCCCGGAATGATATTGTACTGGATGCCTTTTTAGGTTCAGGTACAACTTTAATAGCGGCGGAAAAATCCGGCAGAGTTTGCTACGGCATAGAACTTGAAGCTCTCTACATTGACACAACAATCCGCCGATGGGAAAGCTTAACCGGTTCTTCTGCCCTAAATTTATCTTCAGGCAAAACTTACAGGGAATTATCGGAGGAAAAACAAAATGCCAAAGAAAACTAAAAATTCAGAAAATTCCGACAATTACGAAGTTGGTTACAAGAAACCTCCAAAAGATTCACAATTCAAACCCGGGGAGTCCGGTAATAAAAAAGGCAGGCCCAAAGACAGCAAAAACACTTATGCAATGTTAAACGAAGTTTTAGTGCAAAAAATCAGCATAAAAGAAAACGGCAGGGATTTAAGAATCCCCAAAAAACTGGCAATGATTATGCAGCTTGTAAATAAAGCTGTTAAAGGAGATGTAAAAGCCATAAATTCGCTATTGCCACATATGTTGATGGCTGATGCGAAAGAAGAAGATAAAAACAAGATTCTGGCATCCATTAGCCAAGATGACCGGGACATAATCACAAATTATTTAAAAAATATTTCTGATTTTGACGGAACAGAAGAGGTAAACAACAATGATTAATGATAATAAAGCTTTATTAAATTCCATCCTTCGAATTAACTTTAAATCCTTTGTAGAAAAGGTTTTTAAAGAAGTTTCCCCGAATGCTCAATATCTTGACAACTGGCATATTGAAGTAATTTGCCATGAACTTATGGATCTGCTGGAAAACCGAGAAAACCGCCTGATAATTAACATTCCGCCACGGTATATGAAATCAATAATCTGCTCCATCGCATTTCCGGCATTTATCTTAGGGCATAATCCCAAAGCTTCCGTTATTGTTGTCAGCTACGCCGATGAACTCGCTTCAAAACTTGCGCTTGATTGCAAAAAAGTTATGGAAAGCGGTTGGTACCAAGAACTTTTTCCTGATACAAAATTATCAAAGAAATCCGTAAATGACTTTGAAACAATAAAAGGCGGGTGCCGGTATGCAACTTCAATTAACGGAACACTTACAGGAAGAGGTGCAGATTACATTATTATCGATGACCCGATGAAACCGATGGATGCATACTCGGATTTATTACGGGATAAAACAAATGATTGGTACGGAAATACTTTGTACTCAAGGCTTAATAACAAGAAAGACGGGAAAATAATTGTTGTTATGCAAAGACTTCACGAAGAAGACCTCACAGGTTACCTGCTGGAAACAGACCCGAATTTTAGACATATTAAAATCTCTGCTATCGCTGAAGTTGATGAATGCTGGATGGCTATAGACAGAATTACCGGCTTAGAGAAAAGATTTTACAGAAAGCAAAACGACCCGCTGCATCCTGAAAGGGAAGATTTAGCGAAATTATATCAGGCAAAAGAATATATGGGCGAGTATAACTTCGCCGGGCAGTACCAGCAAAACCCTGCACCACGCGAAGGAGGTGTAATTAAAAAGAAATGGCTTCAGTATTACAGCATAAATGAGCTGTTTAATGCTATTGAACGTGAAGAAATCAAGGTTAAATGCATTATTCAATCCTGGGATACAGCTAATAAAATTGCTCAGCATAATGATTATTCAGTCTGTATAACTATACTTAGGGATGAAAAAGACAGGAATTATGTGCTGGATGTTTACAGGGAAAAGCTGGAGTTCCCTTTCCTGATCAAAAAAATTGCACAAATGCATAACGATGCAAAAGAGAAGTATAAGCACAGAATAGAGGTTTTGATTGAAGATCAGGCTTCCGGCACAAGCCTGATTCAAACACTAAAGCAGGATTTCAAGATTTACCCGAAAGGCATCAAGCCGGAATATGACAAGGAAACCAGACTGATTTCCGTTTCAAACTTAATAGAGAATGGCAACTGCCTGTTTCCTGACGACAAGCCAAATTGGTGGCTTGATTTTGAGCAGGAAATCTTGAGATTCCCGAAATCAAAACATGATGACCAGTGCGACGCTCTAAGCCAAGCACTAAACGAGAAAGTATACGGATCCTCTGAATTTGAATATCTTTCTCGCCCCAGATCCAAAACTGCAACAGACAGGCTTTTCGAAGGTTATTACACGGCACCTGACTGGGATTTAATGTAGCAAATTGGAGGTTAAAAATGTGAAAAAATCAAAAATTTACAGGTTACATTTACAAAAAGTTCAAAAAGGAGGCAAATTATGAAAGAAATTACAATTCGCGAATTTAACCCCTGTAGATGCTTTAAGAGCCATGAGGATGCTAGAAATTGGCTTTTAAAAAACATTTACAGGTTAGAAGAACTCATTCATTCTGAAATCAAAGAACCTAAATATCTTGATGACGTCCCTGAGTTTATACGACCTGATATTTACGGAAAAATAAGGGGTTCTCTTGACTTATTGGTGGTGAGTATAAATCTTGATAAAGAAATCACCAACGATGATCTCAAAAAATTTCTTGATACTGTAGCTTTTAACGACGCGTCATTAGCAATTTGGGTGCTGACAGATATTGATGAAAGACTGCAATGTATGCTTGAGTGGATAAGTCAAAAAATGGAGCCGAAAGTGGAGTTTTTAATACTGAAAATGTCTGCTTTCCGGATAGAAAATTCAGGACCGGTTCTTAGTTTAGATAGAATGTAGGATTAACATATCGACACATATTGCCACAGAACTCCTTATGCCCGCTAACATCATTACGATTAGCAGGTATAAGGAGTTTTTTATGACTAAAATTTATTCAAAGACTATGCTTCAATGTATTGTCAACGGAGAAATTTAAATATGGCAAACACTTGATTTTAGTGAGCGAAAGAGTGATGAATGCTGTTGTCAATTAAGTATAGAAAGGACAACAGCTGTGACGGAAACGATAGAAGAGTTACAATGCTTATCAAGAGAAGAATTGATCAAAAAATGGAAGAAAATTTTCAAAACAAATTCTCCGCAGCATGCAAGAAAAGAATTCCTGATAAAACATATTTTATGGGAGCTTAATGCAAAAGAAAAAGGCGGTTATTCTTCTCAAACTAAAAAACAGCTTGATAAACTTGCAGAGAAATTTGCTAAAAAGCAGGAAGTTAATGAAAATGATATTAAAGAATCCTGTAAACAAAGTTCTGTTTTGGAAATAAAAGCAGGAACAAAGCTCATAAGAGAATATAAAGGGGAGAAACACGAAGTAATTTCTATTGATAAAGGTTTTAAATACAAAGATAAGCCATATAAAAGCCTTTCAGCCATAGCAAATGAAATAACAGGCACAAGATGGAACGGTAAAGTTTTCTTCGGAGTAAAAAAATGAAAGAAATAAAGAAAAAAACTATTCGCTGTGCAATTTACACAAGAAAATCCTCAGAAGAAGGCTTGGAACAGGATTTTAACTCCCTTGATGCACAAAGAGAAGCCTGCGAATCATATATTAAATCCCAGCAGCACGAAGGCTGGGTTCTTGTTGATAAGCAGTATAACGACGGTGGTATTTCGGGTGGAACTTTGGAAAGACCCGCACTTAAAGAACTTTTTAAAGATATTGAAACAGGCGAAATTGATACAGTTGTAGTTTACAAGATAGACAGGCTTACCCGCTCATTAATGGATTTTTCTAAAATTGTTGAATTATTTGATAAAAAATCAGTTTCATTTGTTTCAATTACCCAGCAGTTCAATACTACAACCAGCATGGGAAGGTTGACTCTCAATATTCTTCTATCTTTCGCCCAATTTGAAAGAGAAGTTTCAGGCGAAAGAACAAGAGACAAAATAGCCGCTTCAAAGAAAAAAGGTCTCTGGATGAGCGGAAAATCTCCCATCGGTTATGAAATAAAAGATAAAAAACTCGTTCCTGACAAAAAATACTTGCCGACTGTTGAAATAATTTTTGAAAAATATCTTGAATTAAAAAGCGTACCGGAGTTAAAAAAATATCTTGAAGAAAATAATATTGAAACCAGAACAGAGAAATATTTCAGTAAAGGTAATTTGTATCATATTCTGCAAAACAAAACATACATCGGTTTAATAACGCACAAAGATAATATTTATAACGGCGAGCATGATGGAATTATTGATAAATATACTTTTCGAAAAACTCAGGAACTCTTATCAAAAAACAGAATCAGGCAAAAAAGTTCAATAAACTCCACAAATCCTTCACTGCTGGCAGGCAAAATTTTTGATGACAAAGATAACTACATGAGCCCAAGCCACAGCAATAAAAAAGGCAAAAGATACAGATACTATGTCAGTCAGGCTATTATTCAATCCAGAAAACAAGAAGCCGGTTCAGTTTCAAAAATCCCTGCCGGAGAAATTGAAACCGTTGTTGCAGAAGAAATAAAAACTTTTCTTTCTAATCCTAAAAATATTCAGCACTATATTTTGGACTTTGATATACACAAGCAAAAAATAATATTATCAAAAGTTTCAAAACTTGAATTAAAAAATAATTTTATTCGGACAATACTATCAAAAGTAGTTTTATACAAAGAAAAAGTTGAAATTATTCTCTGTAAAGAACAACTGTTAAAAGCATTAGAATCCATAACTTATGATAAACCTTTCCCTGAAGAATTAAAGGAAGAAACAAAAGAACCGATATTTATAACTCAGCAAATTCGCATATCGGCAACAGCTAATAAAGGAAGTGTTTTAATAATCTCAGATTCTAAAAAAACAGAAATTAATATTAATCCTCAATTAATAAAAGCAATAGCCAAAAGTTATTATTGGAACGACCTTTTACTAACAGGAGAAGCTAAAAGCAGTATTGATATACAAAAAATAGAAAAGCTTGGGAGCAAAACCTACATAAATAATATTCTTGAACTAAGATTTCTTGCCGCTGATATTGTTGATAGAATTTTAAACGGAACTCAGCCAAGGGATTTGACAGTAGGAAAATTATTCAAAATCAGAACTTTAGATTGGGAGGAACAAAGAAGGATATTGCAATTTGAAAAGTCACCACGAAAAATGCAGACAGAGAATTTTGCTTAAATTCTCCATAAAATCAGCAACAACCTCTCCCAACTCAATTCTCTTTATCGAAATCGCAACAAAAAATCCCGCTAACAGCGGGGTTTTTTGTAATAAAAAGAAACTTGTTCTCTTTCTATGGACTAAGATACTGGGGCGAAAGGATTCGAACCTCCGAATGGCGGGACCAGAACCCGCAGCCTTACCACTTGGCGACGCCCCAACAATATCTTTTATTATAATTGAAATATCTTTTTTTTCAAAATAACTGTTACATTATATGATTGGGCTTTTTTTCGTAGTTATTTGAGCAGTTTAAAAAACTTTTTCGAGAGAAATCCTTTTAAGTTGCTTGTCAATGGAAACAACCCTGACTTTTAGCGTTTCGCCTACCGAAATCACATCATGAGGGTTGGATATGAATTTATTACTGAGCTTTGAAATATGAATGAGCCCGTCTTGGTGAACTCCTAGATCAACAAATGCTCCGAAGTTCGTAACATTTGTAACAGCTCCTTCAAGCTCCATGCCAATTTCCAGATCATCAATCTTGTTGATTTCAGAGCTGAACTCAAGACTTGAAAATTCTTTTCTCGGGTCAAGTCCCGGCTTTTTAAGTTCGCTAATAATATCCTGCAAGGTCAAAAGCCCTATTTCTTCCGTAACATATTGAGAAATTTTAATTTTGGAAATTTCTTCATCATTTCCGATTAAGTTTTCTGTTTTAATTCCCAGATCTTTCGACATTTTTTCCACTATATGATAGCTTTCAGGGTGAATTGCAGAATTGTCAAGCGGATTTTCGCAGTTTCTTATCCTCAAAAACCCTGCACATTGTTCATAAGCTTTATTTCCAAGTTTTGTTACTTTTAATAACTGCTTTCTGTTTTTAAAATTACCGTTTTCTTTCCTGAATTTGACTATATTTAAGGCAATCACGTTTCCAATTCCGGAAACATGTGATAATAACTCTGCTGATGCTGTATTTAATTCGACACCGACAAAGTTTACGGCTGATTCAACCGTTAAATCAAGTGCTTTATTAAGCTGAACCTGATTAACGTCATGCTGATATTGCCCGACACCTATTGATTTAGGGTCTATTTTAACAAGCTCGGCAAGCGGGTCTTGAAGCCGTCTTCCTATGCTTATTGCGCCTCTTACGGTTACATCAAGTTCAGGAAATTCTTTAATCGCCACATCAGAAGCCGAATAGACAGAAGCCCCTGCTTCGCTCACGATTATAGATTTAACATTGAGATTATTTTTTTTGATAACCTCACTTACAAAAGAACTTGTTTCTTTTGAAGCTGTGCCGTTACCAATAGATATAAGCTCTACATTGTATTTTTTTATAAAATTAAGGAGTAAGGCTTCGGATTCCGCTTTTTTGTTGTGGGGTTCATTCGGAAATATGGCTTTATACTCTGCAAAATTACCGTTTTTGTCTATAACTGCAACTTTACATCCTGTTCTAAAGCCGGGATCTAACGCTAAAATCATTTTATCACCTGCAGGAGGGGATAAAAGCAGATTTTTGAGATTTTTAGAGAACACATTGATTGCTTCTTTTTCTGCCTCTTCTATTTTTAAATTTAGCACTTCTGTTTCTACAGAAGGGAATATAAGGCGTTTAAAGCTGTCTTCTATTGCATTTAAAAGGTCATCATAAAAAATAAAATCGTCATTTTTAATAATTTTATCGTCAATAATATCAAGGGCATTTTCTTCGTTTACTTCCAGTTTCCAACTTAAAACGCCTTCTTTTTCGCCTCTTTGCATTGCAAGAATTCTATGAGAAGGCGATTTTTTGACAGGTTCAGAAAAATCATAATAAGTTTCAAACTTAGTTTTTTGCTCTTTAAATTCTTTTTTGACTTTAGAAACAACAAGTCCCTGTTGATAAGCTATATTTCTGATACTGCTTCTGATATCAGCCCTGTCTGAAATTTTTTCCGCAACAATATCAAGAGCTCCGGATAAAGCCTCTTCCTGCTTTTTGACACCTTTTTCCGGATTTATGTATTTTAATAAAATTTCTTCTCGGGAAGTTTTTGTCGGTAATTGAGCAAAGATCAAGTCTGCTAATGGTTCTAGTCCTTTTTCTTTTGCAATAGTCGCTTTAGTTCTCTTTTTTTGTTTGTACGGAAGATAAAGATCTTCCAGTTTTTGTTTTTCAGTGCAGGATAAAATTTCTGTTTCGAGCTCAGGAGTTAACTTGCCCTGTTCTTTGATGGTTTTAATAATTGTTTCTTTTCTTTTTTTTAATTCGGTATAATATTCGAAGCGTTCTTTTATGTTTTTTATTTGTGTTTCATCCAGTCCGCCTGTTTTTTCCTTTCTATACCTTGCTATAAAAGGAATTGTGGCATCATTATTGAACAATTCTATTGTATGATTGACTGAAGTTTCTTTTATTCCAAGTTCTTGAGCAATTATTTTGTTTATATCCAAGGTTTTCTCCAGTTCTTAATTTTTTTCTATATTCCTGTTTCAAGTAATTTCTGAATATTATGAAAGAAGAAGTTTAATTATCACAACAAATCTTGAATTTGGCAAATGGAACAGTATTCTTTACAATGAGAAGTTAACAAGTGTTATTGTTGACAGGCTAATAATAGCACCGTCATTTATTAATCTTTAACGCTTCCGGCTAAAGACTTAAGAATAAATTTTTAAAAAATGGAATTAGAAGATTAAATTCTAAACGTTTGTAATTCAAGTTTTAGCAGAGGAAATATCTGATTCGTTAATGCCCATCCTGGTTCTTTAAGAACTTACTAAAATGTTTTTTAAGGGTTCTTACTACCAGCAAATCTTTATAAGTTTCTTTCAGATTATTTATATTTTCTCCAGACTCCAATTTTTTATGTAATTCACAAAACTGCAAATATTTAATGTAATAAAGCTTTTTTCTCTCCGTTTTAGAATAGACGTTTTTATTCAGCAATAAAAGAGACTTATCAATATTTTCTATATTACTAAGATTGTCAGAATTTGAGTTTGATTCAATAAATCTTTTTAAATTTGAAGTTAATTTAATATTTGATTCAAGTACATTAATTTTATCAGTACCCAATATTTCCGGGTATTTTTTTAGGACATTAAGTGCTTTTTTATAGTGAAAATCAGCTTCATAGTTGTCAAATTCGAAATATTTTGCATATATATCCGCACATCTATTATCTGTATCAAAAACTGTTTTTATTGCTTTTTGTTTCAACAAGTCAGGATTTTTTAATATATTTTTTAACTCGTTAATTTTTTCAAAACATAATTTTGTATTTTCAATGCTATTATTTTTTTTGTAGAATTTTGTTTTATTTTTATAATAATCAACTTCCAAATGCAAGCTCTTCTGATAGCTGTCAAGAAACGCCTGCTCTCCTTTTCTATGAAATAAATCCGAAAAATATCTGTTTAGAAATCTCTCCTTGAATACAATCAAATTGTTTTCTTTTGTGGTTAAAGGGTTAACTAAATATGACCTGTTAAAATCAATAATATTAACATTATTTTTAGAAAACAAAATATTTCCTGCCCATAAGTCATTATGAATAACTCCAACTTCGTCAAATTTTTCTATTAAATTAAATATTTTGCTAATTTTTTTGTTCGTAATCAAAGCATGGTCATAAAAAATACCTTTAGATGAAGCTTGCTTACCGTCAACCCAGCCCATAACCAGATAATTATTTAATTGAGCTTTAGTACTTTTCCCAAAGTCTCCGTTATAGAAATAAAATTCAGGTATATTTTTAAAGCCTTTTATTTTTTCATATACTTGAGCTTCAGTTTTTAATTGTTCTATAGGGTTGGCTGTTTGATGTTTTGCTTTTTCAGGTGCCCAAACACGTTTAATGGCATAAATATTTCTACTTTTTACCGGTGAATATTTTAATATTTCTGCAAGATAACCAATCTCGTTAACGCCTATAACACCATCGCTCTTTGTATTTAATTTAGAAAAATCAATATTTTGCAAGTCATTAGGACATTGGCCTATTTGCAATGAATTACCTGTAAAACACAGCACATCCTTTGTTAATGACTTATTAAGTATGTTTTGCCTGCTGTTTTGCAGTATAAGTTGAGTATTTATTTTTAAATAATGATTAGTAATATGCATTTTAGTTGTTTCTATAAGGTTTATTTATACAATATAAATTTACCAAAGCCCTGATGATTGCTACTTGCATTTTTTAGTCCTTAATTTTTCATTAAACAATTTATTACTTTTATAATGATGGTGATTTTTTCAAATTGCCTTTTTAAA
This window contains:
- a CDS encoding DNA methyltransferase, producing the protein MNTNLVVEYVNASEIKPYKSNPKIHKNKQIQQIVNSISEFRFNNPILIDENNVIIAGHGRLLAANHLNMQQIPVIKLSHLSDAQKKAYRIADNKLTENGEWDFDLLKIEFEDLSHLELDFNLDITGFDTADIDVMLDDTLTRKEVKLDEKANAVPFISANEIVSQPGDIWQLGKHMIICGNSLEKETYTKLFGSEKANMIFTDPPYNVKVDGHVCGLGKIKHKEFYMASGEMSEEEFQNFLSGSFNLLKEFSKDGSLHYICMDWRHIKEIINAGSIYDEFKNLCVWNKDNGGMGSLYRSKHELIFIFKNGKQSHINNVELGSHGRYRTNVWDYPGANSFGRDKNNLKFHPTVKPVEMVKDAILDVTARNDIVLDAFLGSGTTLIAAEKSGRVCYGIELEALYIDTTIRRWESLTGSSALNLSSGKTYRELSEEKQNAKEN
- a CDS encoding DUF5681 domain-containing protein is translated as MPKKTKNSENSDNYEVGYKKPPKDSQFKPGESGNKKGRPKDSKNTYAMLNEVLVQKISIKENGRDLRIPKKLAMIMQLVNKAVKGDVKAINSLLPHMLMADAKEEDKNKILASISQDDRDIITNYLKNISDFDGTEEVNNND
- the terL gene encoding phage terminase large subunit, whose amino-acid sequence is MINDNKALLNSILRINFKSFVEKVFKEVSPNAQYLDNWHIEVICHELMDLLENRENRLIINIPPRYMKSIICSIAFPAFILGHNPKASVIVVSYADELASKLALDCKKVMESGWYQELFPDTKLSKKSVNDFETIKGGCRYATSINGTLTGRGADYIIIDDPMKPMDAYSDLLRDKTNDWYGNTLYSRLNNKKDGKIIVVMQRLHEEDLTGYLLETDPNFRHIKISAIAEVDECWMAIDRITGLEKRFYRKQNDPLHPEREDLAKLYQAKEYMGEYNFAGQYQQNPAPREGGVIKKKWLQYYSINELFNAIEREEIKVKCIIQSWDTANKIAQHNDYSVCITILRDEKDRNYVLDVYREKLEFPFLIKKIAQMHNDAKEKYKHRIEVLIEDQASGTSLIQTLKQDFKIYPKGIKPEYDKETRLISVSNLIENGNCLFPDDKPNWWLDFEQEILRFPKSKHDDQCDALSQALNEKVYGSSEFEYLSRPRSKTATDRLFEGYYTAPDWDLM
- a CDS encoding DUF2924 domain-containing protein codes for the protein MTETIEELQCLSREELIKKWKKIFKTNSPQHARKEFLIKHILWELNAKEKGGYSSQTKKQLDKLAEKFAKKQEVNENDIKESCKQSSVLEIKAGTKLIREYKGEKHEVISIDKGFKYKDKPYKSLSAIANEITGTRWNGKVFFGVKK
- a CDS encoding recombinase family protein, whose protein sequence is MKEIKKKTIRCAIYTRKSSEEGLEQDFNSLDAQREACESYIKSQQHEGWVLVDKQYNDGGISGGTLERPALKELFKDIETGEIDTVVVYKIDRLTRSLMDFSKIVELFDKKSVSFVSITQQFNTTTSMGRLTLNILLSFAQFEREVSGERTRDKIAASKKKGLWMSGKSPIGYEIKDKKLVPDKKYLPTVEIIFEKYLELKSVPELKKYLEENNIETRTEKYFSKGNLYHILQNKTYIGLITHKDNIYNGEHDGIIDKYTFRKTQELLSKNRIRQKSSINSTNPSLLAGKIFDDKDNYMSPSHSNKKGKRYRYYVSQAIIQSRKQEAGSVSKIPAGEIETVVAEEIKTFLSNPKNIQHYILDFDIHKQKIILSKVSKLELKNNFIRTILSKVVLYKEKVEIILCKEQLLKALESITYDKPFPEELKEETKEPIFITQQIRISATANKGSVLIISDSKKTEININPQLIKAIAKSYYWNDLLLTGEAKSSIDIQKIEKLGSKTYINNILELRFLAADIVDRILNGTQPRDLTVGKLFKIRTLDWEEQRRILQFEKSPRKMQTENFA
- a CDS encoding Tex family protein, with the protein product MDINKIIAQELGIKETSVNHTIELFNNDATIPFIARYRKEKTGGLDETQIKNIKERFEYYTELKKRKETIIKTIKEQGKLTPELETEILSCTEKQKLEDLYLPYKQKKRTKATIAKEKGLEPLADLIFAQLPTKTSREEILLKYINPEKGVKKQEEALSGALDIVAEKISDRADIRSSIRNIAYQQGLVVSKVKKEFKEQKTKFETYYDFSEPVKKSPSHRILAMQRGEKEGVLSWKLEVNEENALDIIDDKIIKNDDFIFYDDLLNAIEDSFKRLIFPSVETEVLNLKIEEAEKEAINVFSKNLKNLLLSPPAGDKMILALDPGFRTGCKVAVIDKNGNFAEYKAIFPNEPHNKKAESEALLLNFIKKYNVELISIGNGTASKETSSFVSEVIKKNNLNVKSIIVSEAGASVYSASDVAIKEFPELDVTVRGAISIGRRLQDPLAELVKIDPKSIGVGQYQHDVNQVQLNKALDLTVESAVNFVGVELNTASAELLSHVSGIGNVIALNIVKFRKENGNFKNRKQLLKVTKLGNKAYEQCAGFLRIRNCENPLDNSAIHPESYHIVEKMSKDLGIKTENLIGNDEEISKIKISQYVTEEIGLLTLQDIISELKKPGLDPRKEFSSLEFSSEINKIDDLEIGMELEGAVTNVTNFGAFVDLGVHQDGLIHISKLSNKFISNPHDVISVGETLKVRVVSIDKQLKRISLEKVF
- a CDS encoding lipopolysaccharide kinase InaA family protein, translated to MHITNHYLKINTQLILQNSRQNILNKSLTKDVLCFTGNSLQIGQCPNDLQNIDFSKLNTKSDGVIGVNEIGYLAEILKYSPVKSRNIYAIKRVWAPEKAKHQTANPIEQLKTEAQVYEKIKGFKNIPEFYFYNGDFGKSTKAQLNNYLVMGWVDGKQASSKGIFYDHALITNKKISKIFNLIEKFDEVGVIHNDLWAGNILFSKNNVNIIDFNRSYLVNPLTTKENNLIVFKERFLNRYFSDLFHRKGEQAFLDSYQKSLHLEVDYYKNKTKFYKKNNSIENTKLCFEKINELKNILKNPDLLKQKAIKTVFDTDNRCADIYAKYFEFDNYEADFHYKKALNVLKKYPEILGTDKINVLESNIKLTSNLKRFIESNSNSDNLSNIENIDKSLLLLNKNVYSKTERKKLYYIKYLQFCELHKKLESGENINNLKETYKDLLVVRTLKKHFSKFLKNQDGH